The nucleotide sequence TCCCTGCTCTTATCGATGAGCTTTATTCCAATCCTTATTTAGCTCAGGCCATTGGATTTGATCCTATTAAAGATTATGTCCCTTCTGAATCTACTTTTTCTTTGTTTAGAAAATCTTTTGATGTTAATATTATTTATTCTCTTATTACTGACCTCTTATTTAGAGGTATTTCTGCTGGTTTTATTTCCACTGAGTTTTTAGCTGTTGATTCTTTCCCTGAATCATGCTGCGCAAGCTGTATGATTCTTGTTTTTTTATTTATTATTCTATTATTTTTGCGAAGCAAAATGTTATGGGTTATATTGAATTTACTGGTTCCAAGGTTATTGCCGATAAAGGTTATGATTCTTCTAAAATTTATGATTGTGTCCATCTAGTTTTTGATGACACTGCTTTTATCCCTTTGCGTTCTAATTCTACTCAGGATACTCCTAAGGGTAAATGCGGTATTGATCTTACTCTTCATTCTCATTATTTTGAAAAGGCTAGAGGTATTTATCGTTCTAAATATGTTTGTCCTCTTGATGAAAAAGATAGACCTGATTCCTGTCCAAAGGATAATTGCTATAGTTACAAAAATTTCTCTAAGGATAATTTCAGACATTTCATTTTTAGAAATTCTGATTATTTTAAAAATATTTATTCTAAACGTACCAATATTGAATCCCTTTTTGCCAGAATTGAATCTATCCTTTCTCATACTAAATTACGTTCTGTTAATTCCGTTTCTCTTGAGGCTAATCTTATTAATCTCTTTTTTATTACTTCTGCTTTTTTAGCTGTTTCTATGGGTAGAACTGATTTGATTGCTTCTATTAATTCTACTCGTTCTACCTTTATTAGAACTTAATATTTAACTTTTTCTCTTTTCTATTTCTAATCAAAATTTTATATTTCCTTCACTCAACAAATCTTTTTGATTTGTTCTCTCTTTTTACTCTTTTTTTCGGCTTTTTTGTTCTTTTTTTTATTTTCCCTTCCTTTTTCTACTCTTTTTCAACTGTTTTTTACTCTTCTTTTTTCTCTTCATCTTTTATTTACTTCTCGTAATAACCCCTTATAATATTTGGAGAAAAAATAAGAAAATGATATCATAAAAATGAAAAAAGAAAGGGGTATTTTTCATGAGGAGACGAACAAAATATTCTCCAGATTTTAAATTATCAGTTGTTAAAGAATACCTTTCTGATGATTCTCTAACTCAAGCTGATATTTGTGAGAAATATTCTATCTCACGTTCTGCTTTTTTAAAATGGGTTAAAAAGTATGAAGATTCTGGTTTTGATGATAATGTTTTTAATTCAAAGAAAGGAAGACCAAAGAATATTATTTCTGATTTTTCCAAAATTCCACCTTTTATTTATGAATCTGCTGGTATTTCTAAATCTAATTCTTTTGATTCTGATGATTCTGTTGCTTTAAAAAAGAAAATTGAGTATTATGAGCGTCTTATTCTCGAAAAGGAAGTTCTTCTTAAAATACAAGAAGATGAAATTAATTTTTTGAAAAAAAAAAAACAATTTGAAAAAGTAACTTTTATTGGTCATTTTTTGCTTGTTTTCAAGTATAGAAGTTATGGTGTTTCTTTATCTTTTTTACTTAATCATTATAGTATTAGTTCCAGTAGTTTTTATTATAACAACAGATTGTTTTTTGTCATTGGTAAATCCAAAAGAATTCCTCATTTTAAAGGTTTTTCTTTTTCTACTTTGGAGTTTATATTGGTCATTCTAAAACATCGCTTCGCGATGGTTTAAATGATTTTATTTAAACTTTATAATATCCTTTTTTTTTCAGCAAACAAATTTTGTTTGTTTGCTGAAAGTAATGGACCACAATTTAAGGATAAATTAACTGCTGCTCTTATGGAAGAGCTAAACATTACTCATGAATTTGGTTACAAGAATATTCACTGCTCCGCAGGGATAAGGTTTATGGTTTTATTTTTATGGTTTTCCTAAACTTGCTTTTCTTCGAAAAGCTGTTTATGTTCAAAGAGAGTTTATTGAATCTATTGAATTTAATAATATTGATGATGTTTATAATTACTATATTTCATATATTTATTTTTATAATAATTTAAGACCTCATGGTTCTTTGAAATATTTTACTCCTGATTTTGTTTTTAATATTTTTAATACTGATTCTAATAATAATAATAATAATAACTCAATTAATTTCGATGATTTTA is from Marinitoga litoralis and encodes:
- a CDS encoding transposase, translated to MMHNPKQFYLDFVYEEYMKSHSSFSYILTLFEFINWSIIPSVKNPGVGRTGYSPVSMIKALLFKIIKGLPSIPALIDELYSNPYLAQAIGFDPIKDYVPSESTFSLFRKSFDVNIIYSLITDLLFRGISAGFISTEFLAVDSFPESCCASCMILVFLFIILLFLRSKMLWVILNLLVPRLLPIKVMILLKFMIVSI
- a CDS encoding transposase, coding for MRRRTKYSPDFKLSVVKEYLSDDSLTQADICEKYSISRSAFLKWVKKYEDSGFDDNVFNSKKGRPKNIISDFSKIPPFIYESAGISKSNSFDSDDSVALKKKIEYYERLILEKEVLLKIQEDEINFLKKKKQFEKVTFIGHFLLVFKYRSYGVSLSFLLNHYSISSSSFYYNNRLFFVIGKSKRIPHFKGFSFSTLEFILVILKHRFAMV
- a CDS encoding transposase; translated protein: MGYIEFTGSKVIADKGYDSSKIYDCVHLVFDDTAFIPLRSNSTQDTPKGKCGIDLTLHSHYFEKARGIYRSKYVCPLDEKDRPDSCPKDNCYSYKNFSKDNFRHFIFRNSDYFKNIYSKRTNIESLFARIESILSHTKLRSVNSVSLEANLINLFFITSAFLAVSMGRTDLIASINSTRSTFIRT